A genomic window from Algoriphagus sp. Y33 includes:
- a CDS encoding four helix bundle protein has protein sequence MKQEMIKRTKQFATDVWRLCSKLPHSREYNSYVNQLIRSSSSVAANYRAVGRAKSKADFINKLKIVEEEGDESQFFLEVIDEINTNQELSSEIARLIKEADEIVAIIVSSIKTARSS, from the coding sequence ATGAAACAGGAAATGATTAAAAGAACAAAGCAGTTCGCCACAGATGTTTGGCGATTGTGTTCGAAATTACCTCATTCGAGAGAATATAATAGTTATGTAAATCAGTTGATAAGAAGCTCCAGTTCTGTTGCTGCGAATTACCGGGCAGTGGGAAGGGCAAAATCAAAAGCGGATTTTATAAATAAATTGAAAATAGTTGAGGAAGAGGGGGATGAAAGTCAGTTCTTTCTTGAAGTGATAGATGAAATAAATACCAATCAGGAATTATCTTCTGAAATAGCAAGACTAATTAAAGAAGCAGATGAAATAGTAGCAATTATTGTTTCAAGCATAAAAACAGCAAGATCTTCTTAA
- a CDS encoding bifunctional 5,10-methylenetetrahydrofolate dehydrogenase/5,10-methenyltetrahydrofolate cyclohydrolase: MSILIDGKKTSSEIKSEIAARVAEIKAEGGKTPHLAAILVGSDGASQTYVGAKVKACEECGFESTLVRLEENVSEEELLKVVADINENSSIDGLIVQLPLPKHISVEKVTDKIRPEKDVDGFTPANVGRMALNWPAYVAATPYGIIELLKRYNIETSGKHCVVIGRSHIVGSPMSILMARNGYPGNATVTLTHSRTANLPEIAKTADILIVALGKPHFVTVDMVKPGAVVIDVGIHRIEDASKKSGFRLVGDVKFDEVSEVASAITPVPGGVGPMTIASLLYNTLLAAERKVYG, translated from the coding sequence ATGTCCATTCTTATCGACGGTAAAAAAACATCCTCTGAAATCAAATCTGAAATCGCAGCCCGCGTAGCGGAAATAAAGGCTGAAGGAGGTAAAACGCCTCATTTGGCAGCTATTCTCGTGGGAAGTGATGGAGCAAGTCAGACTTATGTAGGAGCTAAAGTGAAGGCTTGTGAGGAATGTGGTTTTGAGTCCACCTTGGTGAGATTGGAAGAAAATGTGTCGGAGGAAGAATTGCTGAAAGTAGTTGCTGATATCAACGAGAATTCGTCTATCGACGGATTGATCGTACAACTTCCTTTGCCTAAGCATATCTCAGTAGAGAAAGTGACTGATAAAATCAGGCCTGAAAAGGATGTTGATGGATTTACTCCTGCTAACGTAGGACGAATGGCGTTGAATTGGCCGGCCTATGTGGCGGCTACTCCCTACGGCATTATAGAATTACTTAAAAGGTATAATATTGAGACCTCAGGCAAGCATTGCGTGGTGATCGGTAGAAGTCATATCGTGGGAAGTCCGATGAGTATCCTGATGGCCAGAAATGGCTATCCGGGAAATGCAACCGTTACCCTGACCCATAGCCGGACTGCCAATCTTCCGGAAATCGCAAAAACCGCAGACATTCTTATCGTGGCTTTGGGCAAGCCTCATTTTGTGACGGTGGATATGGTGAAGCCAGGTGCTGTGGTGATCGATGTAGGAATACACCGAATCGAAGATGCAAGTAAGAAGTCCGGTTTCAGATTGGTCGGAGATGTAAAGTTTGATGAAGTGTCTGAAGTAGCCTCTGCAATCACACCTGTGCCGGGCGGTGTGGGCCCAATGACGATAGCTTCCTTGTTGTATAATACGCTCTTGGCTGCTGAAAGGAAAGTTTACGGGTGA
- a CDS encoding DsrE family protein has product MDRLFASAIFCFTFFTLGFSFAQTAQFPLVKGFGGIYEVPDATERPDGSLEYYILVDMSTGGADNSEISRWVDNVARMMNLHGLAGVPQERMHVKVVVHGGAIFTLLNNEEYNKRFNTDNPNLPVYEALEAAGVEALVCGQSLQARGLKKGDLYDGVNVALSALTTVTTYVPKGYTVFKF; this is encoded by the coding sequence ATGGATCGTTTATTTGCCTCGGCTATCTTTTGTTTTACGTTTTTTACGCTTGGGTTTTCTTTTGCCCAAACCGCTCAATTTCCACTTGTTAAAGGATTCGGAGGAATTTATGAAGTGCCTGACGCAACAGAAAGACCCGATGGAAGCTTGGAATATTATATCTTAGTGGACATGTCCACGGGCGGAGCGGACAACTCCGAGATCAGCCGGTGGGTGGATAATGTAGCCCGGATGATGAATCTTCACGGTCTTGCCGGCGTTCCACAGGAGCGTATGCACGTGAAAGTGGTGGTTCATGGCGGGGCGATCTTCACTTTGCTGAACAATGAGGAGTACAACAAACGTTTCAATACTGACAACCCAAACCTCCCTGTATATGAGGCATTGGAAGCAGCGGGTGTAGAGGCGCTGGTTTGTGGACAGTCTCTACAGGCAAGAGGCTTAAAAAAAGGTGATTTATACGATGGTGTAAATGTGGCACTTTCTGCCTTGACAACGGTGACTACATATGTTCCGAAAGGATATACTGTCTTTAAGTTTTAA